One Prunus dulcis chromosome 8, ALMONDv2, whole genome shotgun sequence DNA window includes the following coding sequences:
- the LOC117637199 gene encoding basic form of pathogenesis-related protein 1-like, whose translation MAFNTKLLLAVCCAALVFTLVSANISQAEIDGFLEEHNKARKEVGNKPLKWNTTLAQYAQEYANKRVDDCAMEHSRGRWGENLTSGDGMTGAAGTKYWVTEKEFYDPKSNKCVKEECGHYLAVIWGKTTEVGCGISKCKDGKNYIVCSYDPMYQPEDERPY comes from the coding sequence atggcGTTCAACACGAAGCTTCTTTTGGCCGTCTGCTGTGCCGCATTGGTCTTCACTCTTGTCTCTGCAAACATTTCCCAAGCAGAGATCGATGGCTTCCTCGAGGAGCACAACAAGGCTCGTAAAGAGGTCGGCAACAAACCCCTTAAGTGGAACACAACCTTGGCCCAATATGCCCAAGAATATGCCAACAAAAGAGTTGACGATTGTGCTATGGAGCACTCAAGAGGGCGTTGGGGTGAGAACTTGACCTCGGGCGACGGCATGACCGGCGCTGCTGGCACTAAATATTGGGTCACCGAGAAAGAGTTCTATGACCCCAAGTCCAACAAATGTGTCAAAGAGGAATGTGGTCACTACCTTGCTGTGATCTGGGGCAAAACCACCGAGGTCGGATGTGGCATTTCAAAGTGCAAGGATGGAAAGAACTACATTGTTTGCAGCTACGATCCCATGTACCAGCCCGAGGACGAGCGTCCATACTAG